From Treponema sp. OMZ 787:
CATGCGGCATCTCAGGGTAAACATACCGGTGTAATAGTTTCATCTCTTGATGAAAAGTACTGGAAAAAAGCATACCGCTTTGCCGGGAGATTTTTAGAAGAAGAAGATATCTTTGATAACTAAATATCGAAAATATCCAAGATTATTATAAGCTGCATTCCCTTGCGGGGCTCAATGTTGATATAGAATTCCTGTATCAAGGCCTTAGGTTTTGTTTTAAGTTTCCTTATTATTGAAAACTCTTCCTTTGCCAATAGTTTTCCCTTAGGCCGTCTGTAATCAGAAAAATCATAAACCGCCTTAGTGATTAAGCGGCCTTCCTTAACTTGGACCACAATTTTTCCGTCTTCATTTGTAATATATTTTTCTTGAGTCCCATCCGAAAAAAATACAGTGCAGGGAAGATCCTTAAAAGATATTTGAGCCTTGTCTGTCAGCTGTATATAGGCTCCTTCAATTGTAGGCTGAACTTGCTTTGTTTTGCATGATGAAAAACAAAGAAGCACAACAGCAAAAAAAACAATAATCTTTTTCATTTTATTCTAAAATTCCTTTTATTCTCATTTGTTCAAAGACACTGTCTTCACCTATAAAATGAGCAAGCCCTGCAAACACAAGGGTTGTGCCGCCCTTATTAAGATATTCATCAAACCTTTCTGCCCAAACAATATTTCGGGCCTTCAGCAGAACCTCTTGAGAGATACCCTCGCTCATATCTAAAAGCGAACCTATAAAGTCTTTTAAGTCTTCACGATTGTTTTCCAAATAAAGCTTTTTTAATTTGGTAAGCAAGTCAACAGTGTTATCGGCATTTTTCAAATCGTCTATAGTTTTTTTAAGATCATACAGTTGTTCTTCAAAGCTGCCTGATGATAAGATATCCAGCTGTTCGTCAATAGTTTCAAGGGCTTCAACTTTTCTTTTTCCGGCACGGTTTACAAGATGCATATCTATACCGTTTTGCGGATCCAAACCGGCCTTGGTATATAGGATTTGGGTTAAGGTTACCGTAAGCACCCAAGGATTAAATTTAAAAAGCGGCAATGCAATGCCTTCTCCCAATTCTTGTTTAACAACATTCATTTCGTCTTCAGACAAAAAATTAGACAAATCTTTTTCGGGGCTGATATTAATGCTTTGAATCATTCTTATCTGAAATTTTTCCTGAATGGTTCCGATTTCGGGAAGACCGCCCAACTCGCTTACCAGCCTATCAGCCTTATCAAAAATTTCAAGCACTTTATCTTCTAAGGGATAAAAATCTTTATCGGCAACATGAATTGTACCTAAAACATAAATTGATGCATCATCTTTTTTTATTTCCCAAAGCATCCTTTCGGGATGCCTTATCAACACAGCCTTAGGTTCGTTTTCATCTTTTAAATTAGCGTTTTTTGTGGCACAAGATGTTAAAAACGAAAAGAGCAGTACAAGGCTTAAAACATAAGACAAAAGTTTTTTTGGGTTCTTCATATTTTCTCCAAATTTCAGCAGATTATTATATTTAAAGTATATAAAAATTTGAAAAAAAATGCTATACTGCGAAGTACTATGAATGACTTTATTGCTTTATGTGCCGTAGGTGCAGAACCTGTCCTTACAAAGGAATTAAAAATCTTAGGCTTTAAACCCTATAATAGATTACCCGGAAGGGTGTTTTTTACATCGGAAGAAAAGGATCCTCTTTTGGCCTTTTTTAAGGCAAATTACTTTTTACGCACGGCAGACAGGGTTTTTCTGCTCATAAATACCGCAAAGGCCGAAAATTTTGATGACCTCTTTGATTTAGTCTTTTCTATAGATTGGCATAATTATTTTCCGCGGGATGCCCGCATAACCATTGATAAGGTGCGTACCTATAAATCCAAACTTTCTTCGGAACATGCAGTTCAATCCATCGTGCATAAGGCAGTCTGCGATAAGCTGTGCAAAAAATGGAATATGCACTCCCTCCCCGAAACGGGAACCCGTTTTATGATTCGAATATATATAGAAAATAATAATGTCTATGTATGTCTGGATCTATCGGGAGAACCTCTTTACAGAAGGGGCTACCGCTTAAGCGGAGGAGCCGCCCCCATGAGGGAAACCTTGGCGGCCGTGTTAATTCAGCTCATGCAATGGAAAAGAAAAATTCCCCTCCACGATGCCTTTTGCGGCTCAGGCACCATCCCGATTGAAGCGGCTTGGTATGCCTACAATATCCCGCCCGGAATTGCCCGTCACTTTGCCTTTGAAAACTTTATCTGTTTTGAAAAAGAAAAAATAGAAGCCGTCTTAAAAGAAGAAAAAGAAAGAGCAGCCTCTCAGGTACGCACCGACTGCCTTGCAAGGATAACCGGCTCGGATATTTCGGAAGAGGCCGTTTCTCTTTCAAAGGCTAATGCAGAGAGGGCCTGTATAATTGCAGGAAGGGAACTTCATGCCGCAGGCATTACCCATCACATAGAACGCCCCGATTTTATTCAATCGGACTTTTCAGAACTGGAAGCCCCATACGAAAGAGGCATCCTTTTATCCAATCCGCCCTACGGTGAAAGGCTCGGAAGCGAGGAAGAAGCCTTTGAGCTTTATAAGAGGATGGCAGAAATCCCACGCCGCTTTCCCGGCTG
This genomic window contains:
- a CDS encoding TraB/GumN family protein, giving the protein MKNPKKLLSYVLSLVLLFSFLTSCATKNANLKDENEPKAVLIRHPERMLWEIKKDDASIYVLGTIHVADKDFYPLEDKVLEIFDKADRLVSELGGLPEIGTIQEKFQIRMIQSINISPEKDLSNFLSEDEMNVVKQELGEGIALPLFKFNPWVLTVTLTQILYTKAGLDPQNGIDMHLVNRAGKRKVEALETIDEQLDILSSGSFEEQLYDLKKTIDDLKNADNTVDLLTKLKKLYLENNREDLKDFIGSLLDMSEGISQEVLLKARNIVWAERFDEYLNKGGTTLVFAGLAHFIGEDSVFEQMRIKGILE
- a CDS encoding class I SAM-dependent RNA methyltransferase: MNDFIALCAVGAEPVLTKELKILGFKPYNRLPGRVFFTSEEKDPLLAFFKANYFLRTADRVFLLINTAKAENFDDLFDLVFSIDWHNYFPRDARITIDKVRTYKSKLSSEHAVQSIVHKAVCDKLCKKWNMHSLPETGTRFMIRIYIENNNVYVCLDLSGEPLYRRGYRLSGGAAPMRETLAAVLIQLMQWKRKIPLHDAFCGSGTIPIEAAWYAYNIPPGIARHFAFENFICFEKEKIEAVLKEEKERAASQVRTDCLARITGSDISEEAVSLSKANAERACIIAGRELHAAGITHHIERPDFIQSDFSELEAPYERGILLSNPPYGERLGSEEEAFELYKRMAEIPRRFPGWKLGFITSKKEFEKIFCKQNKDAVLKKHNIRGGNMETVLYIME